A DNA window from Nitrospira sp. contains the following coding sequences:
- a CDS encoding PeptidaseM23 domain-containing protein (MaGe:77309841), with the protein MGQTQNQENSDAYTVVIFRGSTAKPIRFSFPRKFVRKLLIVGCIVIAADLLVVSHYVIRTGEVWELSAFRSEAMSAREQTAAFSSAVDDLKKRIGAMKEVNQRLRVMLGIEVQKPGDVVNGRGGEETPLPEGSLIPSSTNGKESDEVTSLSSVDGAISAVGSGLAATRGVSEKDTEAAVISVKEKLEWLSKEATSQEQILNELSQAAEQRSSRWAATPSIWPVKGWVTSGFGPRISPFTEKPAWHDGLDIGAAANAPVQAPAQGRVTSVGFDPKLGNLVRLDHGFGIETIYGHLAKSLVKEGQRVKRGDVVGLVGSTGLATGPHLHYMVKVNGQALDPNKYILE; encoded by the coding sequence ATGGGGCAAACACAAAACCAGGAAAATAGTGACGCCTACACGGTTGTAATTTTCCGTGGCTCTACAGCAAAGCCTATCCGGTTTAGTTTTCCAAGGAAGTTTGTTCGTAAGTTGTTGATAGTTGGGTGCATAGTTATTGCTGCTGATCTTCTTGTTGTCTCCCACTATGTCATCAGGACTGGAGAAGTCTGGGAACTTTCCGCATTCCGTTCGGAAGCCATGAGCGCCCGCGAACAAACCGCAGCGTTTTCTTCTGCGGTTGATGATTTGAAAAAACGAATCGGGGCAATGAAAGAGGTCAATCAACGCCTCAGGGTTATGCTGGGTATTGAAGTTCAAAAGCCTGGCGATGTAGTCAATGGTCGAGGAGGAGAAGAAACTCCTTTGCCAGAGGGAAGCCTGATTCCTAGTTCGACGAATGGAAAAGAATCAGATGAAGTGACATCGTTATCCAGTGTCGATGGAGCGATATCCGCTGTCGGATCTGGTCTAGCCGCAACACGCGGGGTAAGTGAAAAAGATACAGAAGCCGCAGTTATCTCCGTTAAAGAGAAGCTTGAGTGGCTGTCTAAGGAAGCAACCAGCCAGGAACAAATTCTAAATGAATTGTCTCAAGCTGCTGAGCAGCGGTCGTCACGATGGGCTGCGACTCCATCAATTTGGCCAGTAAAAGGCTGGGTGACTTCAGGATTTGGGCCTCGTATTTCTCCTTTTACGGAGAAACCAGCGTGGCATGATGGGCTGGATATTGGTGCTGCTGCCAACGCTCCGGTGCAGGCTCCAGCGCAAGGCAGGGTCACATCGGTTGGGTTTGATCCGAAGCTCGGGAATTTAGTGCGGCTCGACCATGGATTTGGGATTGAAACGATATACGGTCACTTGGCGAAGTCCCTTGTAAAGGAAGGGCAGCGGGTGAAGCGCGGTGATGTGGTAGGGTTAGTGGGAAGCACAGGATTGGCAACCGGCCCTCACCTTCACTACATGGTTAAGGTCAACGGGCAGGCGCTTGATCCCAATAAGTATATTCTTGAGTAG
- a CDS encoding hypothetical protein (Evidence 5 : Unknown function; MaGe:77309842) encodes MLVMKTTRSRYRKLEQKIKQLHPYEVPEIIAISMICGSSQYIEWVVSEVANR; translated from the coding sequence ATGTTAGTTATGAAGACCACAAGGAGCCGGTATCGGAAGCTTGAACAGAAGATAAAGCAACTCCATCCTTATGAAGTGCCGGAAATAATAGCCATTTCGATGATTTGTGGGTCGTCTCAATATATAGAGTGGGTGGTGAGTGAGGTGGCCAATAGGTAG
- a CDS encoding Formate--tetrahydrofolate ligase (MaGe:77309840), with amino-acid sequence MTDLQIARSIRPRPILDIAEQLGLQADEITAFGVNKAKISLQVLTRLKSRPLGRYVLVTAINPTPLGEGKTTTSIGLAMGLSRLGKRAAVTLRQPSLGPVFGIKGGGTGGGRAQVLPMEEINLHFTGDAHAVAASHNLLSAFLDNHLFQGNERGLDIERITWPRTLGVSDRALRQVMIGDEASRHSGRFVITEASEVMAILALASSQADFRQRLGRIMVGLKQSGAVGTAEELGCAGAMAALLKDALLPNLVQTLEGTPAFVHAGPFGNIAHGNCSILSDAVALRCADYVVTEAGFGSDLGAEKFFNIKCRVSGFKPAAAVVVATLRALKLHGGGGVAKVGVPLPAGLTGPNMPALEKGFANLAQHIANARAHGIPVVVAVNAFKDDAPAELEWVRHQSREFGAIDAAVSTHWVDGGRGAEQLAQAVVRAVEQPASFTHLYDVNWPIRRKIETIAMRMYGAAGVSFEEEAERQIDAAETLGFGHLPVCMAKTPLSLSHDPALKGRPAGFTVPIKELRILAGAGFVTAVCSGIQLMPGLPKKPAGERIDLDPVSGEIVGLS; translated from the coding sequence GTGACCGATCTCCAAATCGCCCGATCCATTCGACCTCGTCCCATTCTCGATATTGCTGAGCAGCTAGGTCTTCAAGCCGACGAAATCACAGCATTCGGTGTAAACAAGGCAAAAATATCATTGCAGGTATTGACCCGTCTCAAGTCACGTCCGCTTGGGCGGTATGTTTTAGTGACAGCGATTAATCCCACCCCCCTCGGTGAAGGAAAGACAACGACATCGATTGGGCTGGCGATGGGGCTTTCTCGGCTAGGCAAGCGCGCGGCGGTGACGCTTAGACAGCCGTCACTTGGGCCGGTCTTTGGAATCAAGGGGGGCGGCACCGGAGGCGGCCGCGCTCAAGTCCTGCCCATGGAGGAGATTAATCTGCATTTTACCGGCGACGCTCATGCCGTTGCTGCAAGCCACAACCTTCTTTCCGCCTTTCTGGATAATCATCTCTTCCAAGGCAACGAGCGCGGTTTGGATATCGAGCGAATTACCTGGCCTAGGACGTTGGGAGTCAGTGACCGTGCGCTCCGTCAGGTCATGATAGGGGACGAGGCGAGTCGGCATAGCGGTCGATTTGTGATCACTGAAGCCTCTGAAGTTATGGCCATCCTCGCCTTGGCATCGAGTCAAGCAGACTTCCGTCAGCGGCTTGGCCGGATCATGGTGGGATTGAAGCAATCCGGTGCCGTTGGGACGGCTGAAGAACTAGGCTGTGCGGGAGCGATGGCTGCTTTATTAAAGGACGCATTGCTGCCGAATCTGGTGCAGACGTTAGAGGGAACGCCCGCCTTTGTTCATGCCGGACCGTTTGGCAATATTGCCCATGGAAATTGCTCCATCCTTTCGGATGCCGTGGCGCTTCGTTGCGCGGATTACGTCGTGACAGAGGCCGGTTTTGGAAGCGATCTGGGCGCAGAAAAATTTTTCAATATTAAGTGTCGGGTATCAGGATTTAAACCGGCGGCGGCAGTTGTGGTGGCGACGTTGCGCGCGTTGAAGCTGCATGGAGGTGGAGGAGTTGCCAAAGTTGGCGTGCCGTTACCAGCCGGACTCACCGGCCCCAATATGCCGGCATTGGAGAAGGGTTTCGCGAATCTGGCGCAACATATTGCCAACGCGCGAGCCCATGGCATTCCAGTCGTTGTCGCGGTGAACGCATTCAAAGACGATGCGCCTGCCGAGTTGGAGTGGGTTCGACATCAGTCTCGAGAGTTCGGCGCTATCGATGCCGCAGTCTCGACCCATTGGGTCGATGGAGGGCGGGGGGCCGAACAATTGGCCCAGGCGGTAGTTCGTGCAGTCGAGCAGCCTGCTAGTTTCACCCATCTCTACGATGTGAATTGGCCGATCAGGAGGAAGATTGAAACGATCGCTATGAGGATGTATGGGGCAGCAGGGGTGAGTTTCGAGGAGGAGGCGGAGCGTCAGATTGATGCCGCCGAGACGCTGGGATTTGGCCACCTTCCCGTCTGCATGGCCAAGACGCCGCTGTCTCTGTCGCATGATCCAGCGCTCAAGGGCCGGCCTGCAGGATTTACAGTTCCGATCAAGGAATTGCGCATTCTCGCAGGAGCCGGATTTGTGACGGCAGTCTGTTCGGGGATCCAGTTGATGCCGGGATTGCCGAAAAAACCTGCCGGAGAACGAATCGACCTGGACCCGGTCAGTGGAGAAATCGTGGGACTTTCGTAG